One Streptococcus sp. zg-86 DNA window includes the following coding sequences:
- a CDS encoding YeiH family protein yields the protein MIHKEIVPGFILSFLVAVIAKGLARFFPSIGAASLAICIGIFLGNTICRNTRFEKGTKFSESRLLEISVALLGLTVTFQTIAHLGLSGLFYILLMMASVITFSYFLGKKLGFKEEMALMIAGGNAVCGSSAIGAIAPAIRADSKDKGQAIVLINLLGTILLFVLPFIGVQLLGFSDLANSALTGGVLQSVGQVVAAASLINANVTQYATLFKITRILFLVVVVFAFERLMTRQKGIAPAENTNPQSVLASIPWYILAFLILCFLNSFLPLPFFFGKTSTFFSSWFELTALAAIGLRLDFKKFLQEGLKFLIYMGLIGLFQVCLALLLIFLFRIG from the coding sequence ATGATTCATAAGGAGATCGTGCCAGGTTTTATCCTATCTTTTCTGGTAGCAGTCATTGCAAAAGGTCTCGCAAGGTTTTTTCCCAGTATAGGAGCAGCTAGTTTAGCTATCTGTATCGGGATTTTTTTAGGAAATACAATCTGTAGAAACACGCGATTTGAAAAAGGGACGAAATTTTCAGAAAGTAGGCTACTAGAAATCTCAGTTGCCCTGCTCGGTCTAACCGTGACCTTTCAAACCATTGCCCACTTAGGCTTGTCCGGTCTTTTCTATATTCTTCTCATGATGGCTAGTGTCATCACATTTAGTTATTTTCTAGGGAAAAAATTAGGTTTTAAAGAAGAAATGGCACTTATGATTGCAGGAGGAAATGCGGTTTGTGGCTCGTCGGCTATCGGAGCTATTGCACCAGCTATTCGAGCCGATAGTAAGGACAAGGGGCAGGCGATTGTGCTGATTAATCTCCTCGGTACAATTTTGCTATTTGTCCTACCTTTTATCGGGGTGCAACTGTTAGGTTTTTCTGACTTGGCAAATAGCGCTTTGACAGGAGGTGTTTTACAGTCAGTTGGCCAAGTCGTAGCAGCTGCCAGCCTGATTAATGCAAATGTCACCCAATATGCGACCCTCTTTAAGATTACCCGTATCCTCTTTCTAGTGGTTGTTGTATTTGCCTTTGAGCGCTTGATGACTAGGCAGAAAGGAATAGCCCCTGCTGAAAATACTAATCCACAATCAGTTTTAGCCAGCATTCCTTGGTATATCTTAGCTTTTCTCATCCTTTGTTTCTTGAATAGTTTTCTTCCTCTTCCATTCTTTTTCGGGAAAACATCTACATTTTTTAGTTCTTGGTTTGAATTGACAGCTCTTGCAGCGATTGGGCTACGGCTAGACTTTAAGAAGTTTCTCCAAGAAGGTCTTAAATTCCTGATTTACATGGGATTGATAGGTCTTTTTCAAGTCTGTCTAGCCTTACTATTGATTTTTCTGTTCAGAATTGGATAG
- a CDS encoding DUF1694 domain-containing protein, whose translation MKDINDIIMQQAAGGVKLNPDEQRTFLYTFKERVIGLCSIDEANTQELIEHFKEILRQLSKDFSPIFVKISPYIDGQKQILYLKMAQELGCEATIVSEDCSKQYGLVIHTDHPSQVDEPDLYQQFSSLLLATSSTPKKKTSFWKKLFG comes from the coding sequence ATGAAAGATATAAATGACATCATTATGCAACAAGCTGCTGGAGGGGTGAAACTCAATCCAGATGAACAGCGAACATTTCTATATACTTTTAAAGAGCGTGTGATTGGCCTATGCAGCATTGACGAGGCAAATACGCAAGAACTGATCGAACATTTCAAGGAAATATTGCGACAACTGAGTAAGGATTTTTCACCTATTTTTGTTAAAATTTCTCCCTATATTGATGGTCAAAAGCAAATTCTCTACCTCAAAATGGCGCAGGAATTGGGCTGTGAGGCTACGATTGTCTCTGAAGATTGTTCAAAACAATATGGGCTGGTCATTCATACAGATCATCCCAGTCAAGTGGACGAACCTGACCTCTATCAGCAGTTTTCTTCCCTTCTCCTAGCTACATCTTCTACACCCAAGAAGAAAACCTCCTTCTGGAAAAAATTATTTGGTTGA
- the serB gene encoding phosphoserine phosphatase SerB yields the protein MTVKGLVVMDVDSTLILEEGIDLLGEEAGVGEEVATITERAMRGELDFREALAERVALLKGLPVSVFERILKRIHFTPGARELVATLHQRGYKVAVVSGGFHETVDVLAKELGIDYVKANRLEAENGILTGRVLGEIVTKETKKACLEKWVLENGLRLADTVAVGDGANDLPMIQAAGIGIAFCAKPIVREQAPYQINEKNLIKVLDVMDGLMNNKKTD from the coding sequence ATGACAGTAAAAGGATTAGTAGTCATGGATGTGGACAGCACCTTGATTCTGGAAGAAGGAATTGACTTACTAGGTGAGGAAGCTGGTGTTGGAGAGGAAGTCGCTACTATCACAGAGCGTGCCATGCGGGGAGAATTGGACTTTAGAGAGGCACTAGCAGAACGTGTTGCCCTCTTAAAAGGCTTGCCTGTGAGCGTGTTTGAGCGCATTTTAAAACGGATTCATTTTACACCTGGTGCACGTGAATTAGTTGCTACATTGCACCAGAGAGGATACAAGGTGGCCGTGGTATCAGGGGGCTTTCATGAGACAGTTGATGTACTGGCTAAAGAGTTAGGAATTGATTACGTTAAAGCCAATCGCTTGGAAGCTGAAAATGGGATATTAACAGGTCGGGTGCTTGGTGAGATAGTGACCAAGGAGACGAAAAAAGCTTGTTTGGAAAAATGGGTCCTAGAAAATGGTCTACGTTTAGCTGATACGGTTGCAGTTGGTGATGGTGCCAATGACCTTCCTATGATTCAAGCAGCGGGAATAGGCATTGCCTTTTGCGCCAAACCAATCGTACGAGAACAGGCACCTTATCAAATCAATGAAAAAAATCTGATCAAGGTTCTGGATGTCATGGACGGACTGATGAACAATAAAAAAACGGATTAG